A single window of uncultured Pseudodesulfovibrio sp. DNA harbors:
- a CDS encoding response regulator, protein MRALIVEDEFLSRKVLRSFLMTLFEVDIVVNGREAVEAFKIGHAEKQPYDLILMDIMMPEVDGIEALQKIRSIETDRGYKPKVKVIMTTALDDPQTVIKTFYDGEASAYIVKPIAKERLYNELEKLGLLNK, encoded by the coding sequence ATGCGCGCACTTATTGTTGAAGATGAATTTCTCAGCCGAAAGGTCCTCCGTTCTTTTTTGATGACACTTTTTGAAGTGGACATTGTTGTCAATGGAAGAGAAGCAGTTGAGGCTTTCAAAATAGGTCATGCAGAAAAACAGCCTTATGATCTCATTCTCATGGATATCATGATGCCCGAAGTTGATGGAATCGAAGCGCTGCAAAAAATACGATCTATTGAAACCGACAGAGGCTATAAACCAAAGGTTAAAGTCATAATGACCACGGCTCTCGACGATCCTCAAACGGTCATAAAAACTTTTTACGACGGCGAAGCTTCCGCTTACATCGTCAAGCCTATTGCTAAAGAAAGATTGTATAATGAGTTGGAAAAACTCGGACTCTTGAACAAATAG
- a CDS encoding NUDIX hydrolase, which yields MVKIRPCPHCGEEIEVYRNPTPTVDVVILMSSDEGDGVVLIERKNPPLGWALPGGFVDYGESCEDAAIREMKEETGLDVELVGLLGVYSDPKRDPRQHTMSVVYIGVPKDPSALVAGDDAAKAEVFLLGKWPELTFDHGKILNDFMTYFIENGGKRRVDGFPTQA from the coding sequence ATGGTAAAAATCCGACCGTGTCCTCATTGCGGTGAAGAAATTGAAGTCTATCGAAACCCAACCCCCACCGTGGATGTTGTTATTCTCATGTCGTCTGACGAGGGTGATGGTGTTGTTCTCATTGAACGAAAGAATCCTCCTCTTGGCTGGGCATTGCCCGGAGGGTTTGTGGACTATGGTGAGTCCTGTGAGGATGCGGCTATCCGCGAGATGAAAGAAGAAACCGGGCTGGACGTGGAATTGGTAGGGCTACTTGGTGTTTATTCCGATCCAAAGCGTGACCCGCGACAACATACCATGAGTGTGGTGTACATCGGTGTACCAAAAGATCCGTCGGCTTTGGTAGCAGGTGATGACGCGGCCAAGGCGGAGGTCTTTTTATTGGGGAAATGGCCCGAGTTGACCTTCGATCATGGCAAGATTTTGAACGACTTCATGACATATTTTATTGAGAATGGTGGAAAGAGGCGTGTTGACGGCTTTCCGACTCAGGCGTAG
- a CDS encoding Hpt domain-containing protein → MSEDPMIEEFFSEVNDKYYPQVMEGLEMLEGANLGEGIEILARPLHTIKGVTGFMAGFEEASHFTHKIEDFLKKVQSGEVESSSENVTLLSRGVNMIFQVLEQLRDDNLDEEEQEEVLSLITEASSSGMAETEVTGAGVEVEIRDAVTIIHVKDPRVHQDTHFKPIISAILGVEPGDSILLDLSEVLTFGSGAWGAVASMGTTFKVAACNLTPDAKVTLYSWGFDQTIAVYPDEDTYFTTQ, encoded by the coding sequence ATGAGCGAAGATCCTATGATCGAAGAGTTCTTCTCCGAGGTCAACGACAAATATTACCCCCAGGTCATGGAAGGGCTTGAGATGCTTGAAGGTGCCAACCTTGGTGAAGGCATCGAGATACTCGCACGCCCGCTGCATACCATTAAAGGTGTGACCGGATTCATGGCGGGGTTTGAAGAAGCATCTCACTTCACCCATAAAATCGAAGACTTCCTGAAAAAGGTTCAGTCCGGCGAAGTGGAGTCCTCTTCGGAAAACGTCACCCTGCTTTCGCGTGGCGTGAACATGATTTTTCAAGTGTTGGAACAACTTCGCGACGACAACCTTGATGAAGAAGAACAAGAAGAAGTTCTCTCCCTCATTACCGAGGCTTCAAGCAGCGGCATGGCCGAAACCGAAGTCACGGGAGCAGGCGTCGAAGTGGAAATTCGCGACGCTGTGACCATCATCCACGTCAAAGATCCACGCGTTCATCAAGATACACATTTCAAACCGATTATTTCAGCGATCCTCGGCGTCGAACCGGGTGACTCCATCCTTCTTGACCTCTCCGAAGTACTGACTTTCGGCTCCGGGGCCTGGGGGGCTGTTGCCAGTATGGGGACGACATTCAAAGTCGCCGCCTGCAATCTCACACCAGATGCCAAAGTAACATTATATTCCTGGGGATTCGACCAGACCATCGCCGTCTACCCGGACGAAGACACCTATTTCACGACTCAATAA
- a CDS encoding chemotaxis protein CheW: MQDSIIQCIEDIEKQILEVDATGQGAGEVVDALGLSHMRLSSAGVIAILDMLSDGIAPVNADITTAMLGICEAQKKFFFALGGLLDNSADALAKIEKKSEPIIEESEAEAAKAFEEPATATAEAETAEETEKPKEKKKTESEKAKPESKPSAQAISSIRVGTDRLDRVIELVGKLMVTYAVIAQGGASNMNQVASSLRELDNVISRLQQEVNAIRLVPLKQIFMPMHRLVKSLSQKIGKKLDFVVEGDELALDKTIVESLNEPLVHLLRNAVDHGLEDPEGRKNAGKKETGVVTLAAWRKGDNAYIQVKDDGRGLDPDRILAKALEKGLADPETEYEQREILQFVLQSGFSTAEQITDVSGRGVGMDAVVNAIKVTLDGDVEIESEFGKGAAFTIEIPLDRSANEGIVEALVCKVGGDTFIVPSRDVMEIYMPRLNDVVELPDGRETVDVRGEIHSLLRLADLLDLTPEQNNIEMAQAIVVRVGEYKAAILVDEVLKQQQVVITGFTVPVEEIFHIPILGYGMMGESDALVIDTEKMIQHFQERMEQGATASLTRSTLQA, translated from the coding sequence ATGCAAGACAGCATTATTCAGTGCATCGAGGACATAGAAAAACAGATCCTCGAAGTAGACGCCACCGGCCAGGGAGCCGGAGAGGTTGTCGATGCACTCGGCCTGTCGCATATGCGCCTCTCCTCTGCCGGAGTCATCGCCATTCTTGATATGCTTTCGGACGGGATTGCTCCTGTCAATGCAGACATCACCACCGCAATGCTCGGTATTTGTGAGGCACAAAAAAAATTCTTTTTCGCTCTGGGTGGCCTGCTCGACAACAGTGCCGACGCTCTGGCTAAAATCGAAAAAAAATCCGAACCTATTATCGAAGAATCTGAAGCTGAAGCTGCCAAGGCATTTGAAGAACCAGCCACAGCAACAGCCGAAGCGGAAACGGCGGAAGAAACAGAAAAACCCAAGGAAAAGAAAAAAACTGAATCTGAAAAGGCCAAACCAGAATCCAAACCTTCCGCACAGGCGATCTCATCCATCCGTGTCGGTACGGACAGACTGGACCGAGTGATCGAACTGGTAGGCAAACTCATGGTCACATATGCTGTCATCGCCCAAGGCGGTGCGAGCAATATGAATCAGGTAGCCTCTTCTTTACGTGAGCTTGATAATGTCATCAGCAGACTTCAACAAGAAGTGAACGCCATCCGACTGGTGCCACTCAAACAGATTTTCATGCCAATGCACCGGCTGGTCAAAAGCCTGAGCCAAAAAATCGGCAAAAAACTCGACTTTGTTGTCGAAGGTGACGAACTGGCTCTGGACAAAACCATTGTTGAAAGCCTTAACGAACCCTTGGTCCACTTGCTCAGAAACGCCGTAGACCATGGACTGGAAGATCCTGAGGGACGTAAAAACGCAGGCAAAAAAGAAACCGGCGTTGTCACTCTGGCGGCATGGCGCAAAGGCGATAACGCTTATATTCAAGTCAAGGATGATGGTCGAGGACTTGATCCGGACAGAATCCTTGCCAAGGCCCTTGAAAAAGGACTGGCTGACCCCGAAACCGAATACGAACAAAGGGAAATCCTCCAGTTTGTCCTCCAAAGTGGCTTCTCCACAGCCGAACAAATCACGGATGTCTCCGGGCGCGGTGTCGGCATGGACGCAGTGGTCAATGCCATCAAAGTCACGCTGGACGGCGATGTTGAAATTGAAAGTGAATTCGGCAAGGGAGCGGCCTTTACCATCGAAATCCCGCTTGATCGTTCAGCCAACGAAGGTATTGTTGAAGCCTTGGTCTGCAAGGTCGGCGGAGATACCTTCATCGTTCCCAGCCGGGACGTAATGGAAATCTACATGCCACGCCTCAACGATGTGGTGGAGCTGCCTGATGGACGTGAAACCGTGGACGTACGCGGTGAAATTCATTCACTGCTCAGACTAGCGGACCTTCTGGACCTGACACCGGAGCAAAACAATATTGAAATGGCTCAGGCCATTGTCGTCCGTGTAGGCGAATACAAGGCAGCCATTCTGGTCGATGAAGTGCTCAAACAACAACAAGTAGTCATCACGGGCTTCACTGTCCCGGTGGAAGAAATATTCCATATTCCCATCCTTGGTTACGGCATGATGGGTGAATCCGACGCACTGGTTATCGACACGGAAAAAATGATCCAGCATTTCCAAGAACGTATGGAACAGGGAGCCACTGCCAGCTTGACACGATCAACTCTACAAGCATAG
- a CDS encoding RNA methyltransferase, protein MSREITEKRKQRIDQVLAKRQKDLTMVMDNIWDPHNVSAVLRSCDAFGVFGVHLYYTTSEWPDLAKKSSASAKKWIQRTRHIDAASMVEDLRGQGMQILRTGFSETAKPVTAFDFTRPTAVILSNEHRGTSPELAELVQDEIYIPMHGMVQSFNVSVAAAIILYEASTQRDRAGMYENSSFPEDELEKLKAEWYTR, encoded by the coding sequence ATGTCTCGCGAAATAACAGAGAAAAGAAAACAACGGATTGACCAGGTTCTAGCCAAGCGGCAGAAGGATCTGACTATGGTCATGGACAATATTTGGGATCCGCATAATGTTTCGGCTGTGCTGAGAAGTTGTGACGCTTTTGGCGTTTTTGGAGTCCATTTGTACTATACCACTTCGGAGTGGCCGGATTTGGCCAAGAAAAGTTCGGCATCCGCAAAAAAGTGGATTCAGCGTACACGCCATATTGATGCGGCAAGTATGGTGGAAGATTTGCGCGGTCAGGGAATGCAAATTCTTAGGACTGGGTTTTCCGAAACGGCAAAGCCTGTTACTGCTTTTGATTTTACTCGTCCCACGGCTGTAATCTTGAGCAATGAGCATCGGGGAACTTCTCCTGAACTGGCCGAATTAGTTCAGGACGAGATATACATTCCCATGCACGGTATGGTACAGAGTTTTAATGTTTCTGTGGCTGCGGCTATTATCTTGTATGAAGCCTCAACGCAGCGGGATCGAGCTGGTATGTATGAAAACTCTTCGTTCCCTGAAGACGAACTCGAAAAACTTAAAGCCGAATGGTATACGCGATAG
- a CDS encoding sirohydrochlorin cobaltochelatase produces MSIHRLNVALFSCLLAVLMVAPAQAGHHEKGPVKDAIVLAAFGTSYPEALKSILNIRDKVEKAYPGIPVKLAFTSSIIRDIWHERQNDTAWKKKNAGVPADILSVKGPLATIADLQDEGYKAIAVQSLHVFAGEEFSDLTQTMIGLRSIRALKAKSIPFKSLRLGRPALGMPGDVYPYTDDIAAATKALKADVDAAKKMNAALVYMGHGNDFFSTGIYAQFQSEMQKAYGHPIFVACVEGYPAFDDMLVNLKASGSKKVLLKPFMIVAGDHASNDMAGDEDDAWKVMLTKAGFDVTIDLRGLGSVDTWADIYVRHLKDAMAQTHMLP; encoded by the coding sequence ATGTCTATCCACAGACTCAATGTCGCACTATTCTCCTGTCTTCTCGCGGTCCTCATGGTGGCCCCGGCGCAGGCCGGACATCATGAAAAAGGCCCGGTCAAAGACGCTATCGTCTTGGCCGCATTCGGAACGTCATATCCCGAAGCACTCAAATCCATCCTGAATATTCGCGACAAGGTTGAAAAGGCCTACCCCGGTATTCCGGTCAAACTTGCCTTCACCTCAAGCATTATCCGCGACATTTGGCATGAACGCCAAAACGACACGGCATGGAAGAAAAAAAATGCTGGTGTGCCTGCTGACATCCTCAGCGTCAAGGGTCCGTTGGCAACCATCGCCGACCTTCAGGACGAAGGCTACAAGGCTATTGCGGTGCAGTCCCTTCATGTTTTTGCAGGTGAAGAATTCTCCGACCTGACCCAAACAATGATTGGCCTGCGCTCCATCCGCGCCCTCAAAGCCAAATCCATTCCCTTCAAAAGCTTGCGCCTTGGCCGTCCGGCTCTGGGCATGCCCGGAGATGTGTATCCTTATACTGATGACATCGCCGCTGCCACCAAAGCTCTCAAAGCTGACGTCGATGCCGCTAAAAAAATGAACGCTGCCCTTGTCTACATGGGACACGGCAACGACTTTTTCTCTACAGGCATATACGCCCAGTTCCAAAGTGAAATGCAAAAAGCGTATGGTCACCCGATCTTTGTGGCCTGCGTAGAAGGCTACCCTGCTTTTGATGATATGCTGGTGAACCTCAAGGCTTCAGGTTCCAAAAAGGTTCTTCTCAAGCCCTTCATGATTGTTGCAGGCGACCACGCTTCCAACGACATGGCCGGTGACGAAGATGATGCATGGAAAGTCATGCTCACCAAGGCAGGCTTTGACGTGACCATCGACCTGCGAGGTCTTGGTTCTGTCGACACATGGGCTGATATTTATGTGCGTCACCTGAAGGATGCCATGGCCCAAACTCACATGCTTCCCTAA
- a CDS encoding L-threonylcarbamoyladenylate synthase codes for MHDLLKVMNSGGVVLYPTETLYAVGCDATSQEACEKVATIKGRAEDKPLPLIIGGMDMLELVTEESTAPLIHLAEVFWPGPLSILVKALPELPELLSDDEGYTSVRYSGHPFAAELSRRMKKPLVATSANLSDKPPVALPEDIDPELLELVDKAYLDPPWPRGNKPSTVVRLVGASQLEVLREGAVTVKMLCDKGYSVSVKTS; via the coding sequence ATGCATGATTTATTGAAGGTCATGAACTCCGGCGGTGTCGTTCTCTATCCCACTGAGACGTTATATGCCGTAGGATGTGATGCAACAAGTCAGGAAGCGTGTGAAAAAGTGGCGACCATCAAAGGTCGTGCAGAAGATAAACCGCTTCCGTTGATTATCGGCGGCATGGATATGCTCGAATTGGTCACAGAGGAGAGCACGGCTCCATTAATTCACTTGGCGGAAGTTTTTTGGCCAGGCCCATTGTCTATTCTGGTCAAAGCGTTGCCGGAATTGCCGGAACTGCTATCTGATGATGAAGGATATACCTCAGTTCGATATAGTGGACATCCGTTTGCCGCAGAATTGTCCCGACGTATGAAGAAACCGCTCGTTGCCACTAGCGCCAATCTTTCTGACAAGCCCCCAGTGGCTCTTCCTGAAGACATTGACCCGGAATTGCTTGAATTGGTGGACAAAGCGTATCTTGATCCACCGTGGCCCCGTGGTAACAAGCCTTCAACGGTTGTCCGCCTGGTTGGTGCTTCTCAGTTGGAAGTCCTGAGGGAAGGTGCTGTGACCGTCAAGATGCTTTGCGACAAAGGATATTCTGTTTCCGTCAAGACATCATAA
- a CDS encoding ABC transporter ATP-binding protein, producing MHTATFTLKDVSFGYTDTPVLHDINLSFEPGHLYGIVGPNGSGKSTLLDLLAGHRSPTSGTVTLNTTPVTAITPKTLAQQCALVPQELDFNFPFTAFETVLMGRHPHIQRFARPSKNDLSIVESSLKSMDLGDLKNRYMADLSGGEKQRTVVARGLAQNTPALLLDEPTSSMDIRHALTTMTELKRLTSEKKRTIVAVLHDLNLAAAFCDTLVILNEGRVHTHGSVETTLTPETINAVFRIQAHVLNTEKGPHIAYALKELS from the coding sequence ATGCACACCGCCACCTTTACACTCAAAGACGTCTCCTTCGGTTACACCGATACGCCGGTGCTCCACGATATCAACCTCTCCTTTGAACCGGGACACTTATACGGCATCGTCGGACCCAATGGCAGTGGTAAATCCACCTTGCTTGATCTGCTGGCCGGACATCGCTCTCCAACAAGCGGAACCGTTACACTTAACACGACTCCCGTAACAGCCATCACCCCAAAGACACTTGCTCAGCAGTGCGCTCTAGTCCCTCAGGAACTCGACTTCAATTTTCCATTCACGGCTTTCGAGACCGTGCTCATGGGGCGTCATCCACATATCCAAAGGTTCGCCCGTCCATCAAAAAATGACCTCTCTATCGTCGAAAGCTCGCTGAAATCCATGGACCTCGGCGACTTGAAAAATCGATATATGGCCGACTTGTCCGGTGGAGAAAAGCAACGTACTGTCGTGGCACGAGGACTGGCACAAAACACACCGGCTCTGCTCCTTGACGAACCAACTTCATCCATGGATATTCGTCACGCATTGACCACTATGACCGAACTCAAACGGCTGACGTCCGAAAAGAAACGAACCATCGTAGCCGTCCTTCACGATCTTAATCTGGCGGCAGCTTTCTGTGACACACTTGTCATTCTGAATGAAGGCCGAGTCCACACGCATGGAAGCGTGGAAACAACCCTGACCCCTGAAACCATCAACGCTGTTTTCCGTATTCAAGCTCATGTTCTGAACACGGAAAAAGGCCCGCACATCGCTTACGCTTTAAAGGAACTCTCTTGA
- a CDS encoding iron ABC transporter permease has translation MTAVSRTTISKGATLTLLAASLAALVIIATGLGFIPVSPGEVLTALTDALRGAADSIDPLKTSVIFEVRLPRILTATAVGFGLAVAGTVFQGLLLNPLADPFTLGVSSGAAFGAALSLLLGLSFFGQTTLLLMAFAGATATLFAVIAMSGRDGELSPTNLILAGVIVSAILSAGLSCIKYLADEKVSVIVFWLMGSFVARTWTDVILTAGTSLFGFAVCLFFARDLNIMSLGTRSAKSLGVDTGKVRLILLVTASLISAVCVSVSGVIGFVGLIIPHLMRMIIGPDNRWLLTASGLSGAILLLAADTLTRTGLPHEVPIGVLTALIGGPIFCWIFTRSKRHRG, from the coding sequence ATGACCGCCGTTTCTCGTACCACCATCAGCAAAGGAGCAACTCTCACCTTACTCGCAGCCTCACTGGCCGCATTGGTGATTATTGCCACAGGTCTTGGCTTCATCCCGGTCTCGCCGGGAGAAGTGCTGACCGCACTGACGGATGCTCTGCGAGGGGCGGCGGATTCCATTGACCCACTCAAAACAAGCGTCATTTTCGAGGTACGTCTTCCCCGTATCCTCACTGCCACCGCTGTTGGCTTTGGCCTTGCCGTGGCCGGCACAGTCTTTCAAGGGTTACTCCTTAACCCATTGGCCGATCCGTTCACATTGGGAGTCTCTTCCGGCGCAGCCTTCGGAGCGGCCTTAAGTCTCTTGCTCGGCCTGTCCTTCTTTGGCCAAACAACACTGCTGCTCATGGCTTTTGCAGGGGCAACAGCCACGCTTTTCGCAGTCATCGCCATGTCTGGACGCGACGGGGAGTTGTCTCCCACCAACCTGATTCTGGCAGGTGTCATTGTTTCCGCTATTCTGTCAGCCGGACTGAGCTGCATCAAATATCTGGCCGACGAAAAAGTCTCGGTCATTGTATTCTGGCTCATGGGAAGCTTTGTAGCCCGCACCTGGACTGACGTTATTCTGACCGCAGGAACCAGCCTATTTGGCTTTGCGGTCTGCCTGTTTTTCGCTCGCGACCTCAACATCATGAGTCTGGGGACTCGCTCAGCCAAAAGTCTGGGCGTGGATACGGGCAAAGTTCGTCTCATACTTTTGGTCACGGCATCCCTGATCAGCGCGGTCTGCGTTTCCGTTTCCGGGGTCATCGGCTTCGTGGGATTGATTATTCCTCATCTCATGCGCATGATTATCGGGCCGGACAACCGCTGGCTTCTGACCGCATCAGGCTTGAGCGGAGCTATACTGTTACTCGCAGCCGACACCCTGACCCGCACGGGCCTCCCCCATGAAGTTCCCATCGGCGTTCTCACCGCGCTCATCGGCGGACCGATCTTCTGTTGGATATTCACCCGCTCCAAAAGGCACCGGGGGTAA